From the genome of Candidatus Defluviilinea proxima:
TCGAGGTGGAGGGCCCTGCAACCGAACTCAATGCAGAGGCGCGCGCGGTCCATGCGGGGTTTTGGAGATAAACTCTGACAATCATCTAATCAATTGCCCGTAACAATCTCAGTGTATGCTTCGTCAATAGGGAGAAACTATCCATAAAGGAGAACTACATGAGCACACCCAACGATTGGAATCAAGCGATCATCGAGGAATTTCGAGCCAATGACGGCAAGGTCGGCGGTCGCTTTGAAGGTAGAACCTTACTTCTTTTACACACCACCGGGGCCAAGAGTCGCGAACCGCGCATCAATCCAGTAGCGTATACAACCGATGGAGACCGTTTTGTCGTCATTGCATCCAAAGGCGGCGCGCCGAACAACCCCGATTGGTATTACAACATCGTCGCCAACCCCCTGCTCACCGTGGAGGTGGGTACTGAAAAATTTCAAGTAAAAGCAACCGTCACAGAAGAACCAGAGCGGACTCGCTTGTACGATAAGATGGTGGAGGTCATGCCCGGCTTTGCTGAATATCGAGAAAAGACTTCGCGCGCCATCCCTGTGATCGCGTTGACTCGTGTGAACTAAACCGTACACATCTCCTCCGTCAGTAGGATGCAAACACAGACGATCTCGTTATACTTAATACATGAAAACTTTAGATACATTGAGCCAGCGTGAAAAGCAAGTCACCGACCTGTTAATGCAGGGCATGAGCAATAAACAGATCGCGCTCACGCTTGGCATCGCCGAACGGACCGTTGAATTCCACCTGAACAATATTTACGCAAAGCTCATGGTCGGCTCGCGTATGGAGTTGGCGCTTCAGCTATGGAAAGCTACAGGTGAAAGGAACAGCGGTCAGGTGGAATCCACAGTTGTTTCAACAGAGGAAAATCCCCATAATGACAGTCAGCCCGATGCAAAAGCGCGTTGGGCAAAAACCCTAAAGAGCACTGTATCGCTCATCAAAAAGGAGACTGTCATGACCATCAAGATCATTCTGGAAGACTTGGGCAGCTATTTCCGCAAGCGCCCGCTTTTGACCGGCGCGCTCACTGTCCTCGTCGCGAGCTTTGCCGTCTATTTACTTATATTCGAATATGGCTTGTACTTCCCCATCTCATATCTTCTCCTGAGTTTGTCCCTCGGGCTGGGAAGTTTATATCTCGGCCTTTCATGGAACAGAATAAAGAACGGCGAATACAAAGTGAGATTTGCCGTCGTACTCACGATCATCTTGATCCCTTTGTTCATCATGGCAGTGGACTCGATCCTGCTGTACACGGTCGGAAGAAATATGACGGAAATACAATTGGACTTGCCGGGTCTTTCCAACCGAGCGGTCTGGTTCACCTCAACCAACGGGGGTACATTCCTGAGCCTTCACCGCTCTACTACGAACGACGAACTTTGGCTGATCGGTTTCTTCCTTTATATCTTTCTACTGGCAATGGCCGGAAATCTCGCTGGCAGGTTGCGCACCAAAAAACAAAACCCATCGCCAGCGTGATACATGATGTAATCAAATCTCCCGCCCACTACGGCGGGAGATTTTTATTGACAGATTGCAGATAAAGCAGTGATACAATACAAACAGACTAAGGGGAGTCTGTAAACAAGCAACACGTTTCATAATAATTCATACTACAAAGAAAGAATCACATGCACTCAATCATGACCATCGCGATCATCAGCGATCGCAACACGAGGGCGGGCGAGCTCGTTGTCGCGGCTTCTACAATACTCACTATGACTTACCTCATGGTAAAACCTGTCTCATCTGATAAATCTTGCAGAGACGAATTCATCAATGCCTGCCGGGCTGTAGTTCCCAATGGGACGCCGAAAAAGTATGTGGCAAAGATCGCAAATCCAATATCTGTTAATGCCGAATTCGCAGACTTCTGGCTGGCCTTCGATAAAAAAGGCGAAAAACTCGCAAAGCAGATCATTACGGCTTCAGGCAGATCAATGGACGAAGGGACATATGATTTCCCTGGCATGGTCCACCTGTTTGAGCACGAAGTCCCTGATACCCCCAAGAGCGGTGACATCAAAGCATGGGTCAGCTTACTTGCTGAGCAATTAGAGCCCTGGCGGGAAAAGATCCAAAAGATGCATCTGGCTTACACCTAGCCCTCCATTTATCCAATTTTCACAATACCTAATGATGACTTCCGTTTTCGTTTTACAACGAGATGGGAGTTTCTTTCCTATAGAATCACGCACTTATGAATACAAAACCTTTTGACCTTGTCATTTTCGATTGTGACGGCGTGCTTGTGGATAGCGAGCCGATCACGAA
Proteins encoded in this window:
- a CDS encoding nitroreductase family deazaflavin-dependent oxidoreductase, translated to MSTPNDWNQAIIEEFRANDGKVGGRFEGRTLLLLHTTGAKSREPRINPVAYTTDGDRFVVIASKGGAPNNPDWYYNIVANPLLTVEVGTEKFQVKATVTEEPERTRLYDKMVEVMPGFAEYREKTSRAIPVIALTRVN
- a CDS encoding helix-turn-helix transcriptional regulator — encoded protein: MKTLDTLSQREKQVTDLLMQGMSNKQIALTLGIAERTVEFHLNNIYAKLMVGSRMELALQLWKATGERNSGQVESTVVSTEENPHNDSQPDAKARWAKTLKSTVSLIKKETVMTIKIILEDLGSYFRKRPLLTGALTVLVASFAVYLLIFEYGLYFPISYLLLSLSLGLGSLYLGLSWNRIKNGEYKVRFAVVLTIILIPLFIMAVDSILLYTVGRNMTEIQLDLPGLSNRAVWFTSTNGGTFLSLHRSTTNDELWLIGFFLYIFLLAMAGNLAGRLRTKKQNPSPA